In Salmo trutta chromosome 28, fSalTru1.1, whole genome shotgun sequence, one DNA window encodes the following:
- the LOC115165688 gene encoding tyrosine-protein phosphatase non-receptor type 1, producing the protein MEAEFRGIDEPGSWNAIYQEIRQQSSELPCKLAKLPENKTRNRYRDVSPFDHSRIRLQLGTNDYINASLISVEEARRCYILTQGPLPNTCGHFWEMVWEQRTMGVVMLNRVIEKGSVKCAQYWPPREVREAVFEDTNFKLTLLSEDIKSYYTVRQLELENLSTRETREILHFHYTTWPDFGVPESPASFLNFLFKVRESGCLNSDQGPVVVHCSAGIGRSGTFCLVDTCLLLMSMRKDPSSVHIRDVLLEMRRYRMGLIQTPDQLRFSYLAVIEGARCIMGDASLQESWKELSNEEDVPPEFTPPLPRPHPPGLFVNGTVEPISFFPEIVVAQNDSHTRSAPPETELRWRGEGATAQSQSSTVSSDQPDGQAGSKEPAPKAPTKPQRLHEAEKQQGLNQDQAAEQAAEQAAEDDSPEALGAWNPLLANVCLCTFLALGAYVCYRACFH; encoded by the exons ATGGAAGCTGAGTTTCGGGGAATCGATGAACCCGGGAGTTGGAACGCCATTTACCAG GAAATCCGTCAGCAATCAAGTGAGCTGCCCTGCAAACTTGCTAAATTACCTGAAAACAAAACTCGGAATCGCTACAGAGATGTCAGCCCAT TTGACCACAGCAGAATCCGCCTGCAACTGGGTACGAACGACTACATTAACGCAAGCCTAATTTCTGTAGAAGAGGCACGGAGATGCTACATTCTCACTCAG GGGCCCCTTCCAAACACATGTGGTCATTTCTGGGAGATGGTGTGGGAGCAGAGGACCATGGGAGTGGTGATGCTGAACCGTGTCATAGAGAAAGGATCT GTGAAGTGTGCCCAGTACTGGCCGCCTAGAGAGGTGAGGGAGGCGGTTTTTGAAGACACCAATTTCAAGCTAACGCTTCTTTCAGAAGACatcaaatcctactacactgTCCGTCAGCTGGAGCTAGAAAATCTGTCG ACTCGGGAAACTAGAGAGATCCTACATTTTCACTACACCACCTGGCCTGACTTTGGGGTGCCCGAATCTCCAGCGTCCTTCCTTAACTTCCTGTTCAAGGTGCGGGAGTCTGGGTGCCTCAACTCTGACCAGGGGCCTGTGGTGGTGCACTGCAGCGCAGGCATCGGACGCTCGGGAACCTTCTGTCTTGTCGACACTTGCCTCTTACTG ATGTCCATGCGCAAGGACCCGTCATCTGTGCACATTCGTGACGTACTGCTGGAGATGCGACGCTATCGGATGGGCTTGATTCAAACACCTGACCAACTCAGATTTTCCTACCTCGCTGTTATTGAAGGTGCCAGGTGCATCATGGGAGATGCATCATTGCAG GAGTCGTGGAAAGAGCTCTCCAACGAAGAGGATGTTCCTCCAGAGTTCACACCTCCCCTGCCCCGCCCCCATCCTCCAGGTCTATTTGTCAACGGCACGGTTGAACCCATCTCATTTTTTCCTGAGATTGTCGTTGCGCAGAACGATTCCCACACTCGCAG TGCCCCACCAGAGACTGAACTGCGATGGAGGGGTGAAGGTGCTACCGCCCAGTCGCAGTCTTCCACTGTATCCAGTGATCAACCTGATGGCCAGGCGGGAAGCAAAGAACCAGCTCCCAAAGCTCCTACGAAACCCCAACGGCTGCATGAGGCAGAAAAACAACAGGGGCTGAACCAGGACCAGGCAGCGGAGCAGGCAGCGGAGCAGGCAGCAGAAGACGATAGCCCTGAGGCTCTAGGGGCCTGGAACCCCCTGCTGGCCAATGTTTGCCTCTGCACTTTCCTGGCCCTGGGTGCTTATGTCTGTTACCGGGCCTGTTTCCACTga
- the LOC115165689 gene encoding kelch-like protein 12 isoform X2, with the protein MAPKDIMTNSHAKTILNAMNSLRKSNTLCDITLRVENTDFPVHRIVLAACSDYFCAMFTSELSEKGKSFVDIQGLTASTMEILLDFVYTETVLVTVENVQELLPAACLLQLKGVKRACCDFLDSQLDPTNCLGIRDFAETHNCLDLMQAAELFSQKHFPEVVQHEEFMLLSQNEVEKLVKCDEIQVDSEEPVFEAVLNWVKHNRKERELYLSEMLEHVRMPLLTPRYITDVIDSEPLIRCSLPCRDLVDEAKKFHLRPELRSEMQGPRTQARLGTVLTSIFWIDFLVLIIGIQDKLSGSYYLIHVEKVITMLLFQGAKEVLLVIGGFGSQQSPIDIVEKYDPKTQEWSFLPNIARKRRYVATVSLNDRVYVIGGYDGRSRLSSVECLDYTADEDGVWYTVATMNVRRGLAGATTLGDMIYVAGGFDGSRRHTSMERYDPNIDQWSMLGDMQTAREGAGLVVASGLIYCLGGYDGLNILNSVERYDPHTGHWTNVTPMATKRSGAGVALLNDHIYVVGGFDGTAHLDSVEVYNIRTDYWTTVASMTTPRCYVGATVLRGRLYAIAGYDGNSLLSSIECYDPVIDSWEVVTSMATQRCDAGVCVLREK; encoded by the exons ATGGCTCCCAAAGACATCATGACCAACTCCCATGCCAAAACCATCCTCAATGCCATGAACTCACTTCGTAAGAGCAACACACTCTGTGACATCACTTTGAGAGTGGAGAATACTGACTTTCCTGTGCACCGCATTGTCCTGGCAGCCTGCAGTGACTACTTCTGCGCCATGTTCACCAGCGAG TTGTCAGAGAAAGGGAAATCCTTTGTAGACATTCAGGGGTTGACTGCGTCCACCATGGAGATCCTGCTGGACTTTGTTTACACAGAGACTGTTTTGGTCACAGTGGAAAATGTCCAGGAACTGCTTCCTGCTGCCTGTCTGCTGCAGCTCAAAG GAGTTAAAAGAGCTTGTTGTGACTTTCTGGATAGTCAGCTTGATCCCACAAATTGCCTGGGCATTCGTGACTTTGCTGAGACCCACAATTGCCTTGACCTGATGCAGGCCGCTGAACTCTTCTCCCAGAAGCACTTCCCTGAGGTGGTTCAACATGAGGAGTTTATGCTGCTCAGCCAGAACGaggttgaaaaactagttaaATGTGATGAAATCCAG GTGGACTCAGAGGAGCCTGTATTCGAGGCAGTGTTGAATTGGGTTAAACACAATAGGAAAGAGAGGGAGCTGTATTTATCGGAGATGCTGGAGCATGTGCGGATGCCTTTGCTCACTCCGCGCTATATCACAGATGTCATCGACTCAGAG CCCCTCATTCGATGCAGTCTTCCCTGTCGAGACCTTGTGGATGAAGCCAAGAAATTCCACCTTAGACCAGAGCTGAGGAGTGAGATGCAGGGGCCACGCACCCAAGCCAGATTAGGTACAGTACTGACCTCCATTTTTTGGATTGATTTTCTTGTCCTAATAATAGGGATACAAGACAAGCTTAGTGGAAGTTACTACCTTATTCATGTGGAAAAAGTGATTACCATGTTGCTCTTCCAAGGTGCCAAGGAGGTCCTGTTGGTTATTGGAGGATTCGGCAGTCAACAATCCCCTATAGATATCGTTGAGAAGTATGATCCTAAAACTCAGGAGTGGAGCTTTTTACCT AACATTGCTCGGAAAAGGCGTTATGTAGCTACCGTGTCCCTCAATgaccgtgtgtatgtgattggCGGCTACGATGGTCGATCGCGGCTTAGCTCGGTGGAGTGCTTGGACTACACGGCAGACGAGGATGGTGTCTGGTACACCGTCGCCACTATGAATGTACGGCGTGGCCTTGCCGGGGCGACAACACTCGGAG ATATGATCTATGTTGCTGGAGGCTTTGACGGTAGTCGCCGTCACACCAGCATGGAACGATATGACCCCAATATTGACCAGTGGAGCATGCTGGGGGACATGCAGACAGCCAGGGAAGGGGCTGGCCTGGTGGTTGCTAGTGGACTTATATACTGTCTTG GTGGGTACGACGGATTGAATATCCTCAATTCAGTGGAGCGGTATGACCCTCACACAGGTCATTGGACGAATGTTACCCCCATGGCCACCAAACGCTCAG GGGCCGGTGTAGCCTTGCTCAATGACCACATCTATGTGGTGGGAGGCTTCGATGGAACAGCGCACCTCGACTCGGTGGAGGTTTACAACATTAGGACTGACTATTGGACCACGGTAGCCAGTATGACCACTCCCCGCTGCTACGTAGGAGCTACCGTCCTCCGGGGACGACTCTACGCCATCGCTGG GTATGATGGAAACTCCCTTCTGAGCAGTATCGAGTGTTATGACCCTGTTATTGACAGCTGGGAGGTGGTCACCTCCATGGCCACACAGCGCTGTGATGCAGGAGTGTGTGTCCTCCGAGAGAAGTGA
- the LOC115165689 gene encoding kelch-like protein 12 isoform X3, translating into MAPKDIMTNSHAKTILNAMNSLRKSNTLCDITLRVENTDFPVHRIVLAACSDYFCAMFTSELSKNSQLSEKGKSFVDIQGLTASTMEILLDFVYTETVLVTVENVQELLPAACLLQLKGVKRACCDFLDSQLDPTNCLGIRDFAETHNCLDLMQAAELFSQKHFPEVVQHEEFMLLSQNEVEKLVKCDEIQVDSEEPVFEAVLNWVKHNRKERELYLSEMLEHVRMPLLTPRYITDVIDSEPLIRCSLPCRDLVDEAKKFHLRPELRSEMQGPRTQARLGAKEVLLVIGGFGSQQSPIDIVEKYDPKTQEWSFLPNIARKRRYVATVSLNDRVYVIGGYDGRSRLSSVECLDYTADEDGVWYTVATMNVRRGLAGATTLGDMIYVAGGFDGSRRHTSMERYDPNIDQWSMLGDMQTAREGAGLVVASGLIYCLGGYDGLNILNSVERYDPHTGHWTNVTPMATKRSGAGVALLNDHIYVVGGFDGTAHLDSVEVYNIRTDYWTTVASMTTPRCYVGATVLRGRLYAIAGYDGNSLLSSIECYDPVIDSWEVVTSMATQRCDAGVCVLREK; encoded by the exons ATGGCTCCCAAAGACATCATGACCAACTCCCATGCCAAAACCATCCTCAATGCCATGAACTCACTTCGTAAGAGCAACACACTCTGTGACATCACTTTGAGAGTGGAGAATACTGACTTTCCTGTGCACCGCATTGTCCTGGCAGCCTGCAGTGACTACTTCTGCGCCATGTTCACCAGCGAG CTCTCTAAGAATTCCCAG TTGTCAGAGAAAGGGAAATCCTTTGTAGACATTCAGGGGTTGACTGCGTCCACCATGGAGATCCTGCTGGACTTTGTTTACACAGAGACTGTTTTGGTCACAGTGGAAAATGTCCAGGAACTGCTTCCTGCTGCCTGTCTGCTGCAGCTCAAAG GAGTTAAAAGAGCTTGTTGTGACTTTCTGGATAGTCAGCTTGATCCCACAAATTGCCTGGGCATTCGTGACTTTGCTGAGACCCACAATTGCCTTGACCTGATGCAGGCCGCTGAACTCTTCTCCCAGAAGCACTTCCCTGAGGTGGTTCAACATGAGGAGTTTATGCTGCTCAGCCAGAACGaggttgaaaaactagttaaATGTGATGAAATCCAG GTGGACTCAGAGGAGCCTGTATTCGAGGCAGTGTTGAATTGGGTTAAACACAATAGGAAAGAGAGGGAGCTGTATTTATCGGAGATGCTGGAGCATGTGCGGATGCCTTTGCTCACTCCGCGCTATATCACAGATGTCATCGACTCAGAG CCCCTCATTCGATGCAGTCTTCCCTGTCGAGACCTTGTGGATGAAGCCAAGAAATTCCACCTTAGACCAGAGCTGAGGAGTGAGATGCAGGGGCCACGCACCCAAGCCAGATTAG GTGCCAAGGAGGTCCTGTTGGTTATTGGAGGATTCGGCAGTCAACAATCCCCTATAGATATCGTTGAGAAGTATGATCCTAAAACTCAGGAGTGGAGCTTTTTACCT AACATTGCTCGGAAAAGGCGTTATGTAGCTACCGTGTCCCTCAATgaccgtgtgtatgtgattggCGGCTACGATGGTCGATCGCGGCTTAGCTCGGTGGAGTGCTTGGACTACACGGCAGACGAGGATGGTGTCTGGTACACCGTCGCCACTATGAATGTACGGCGTGGCCTTGCCGGGGCGACAACACTCGGAG ATATGATCTATGTTGCTGGAGGCTTTGACGGTAGTCGCCGTCACACCAGCATGGAACGATATGACCCCAATATTGACCAGTGGAGCATGCTGGGGGACATGCAGACAGCCAGGGAAGGGGCTGGCCTGGTGGTTGCTAGTGGACTTATATACTGTCTTG GTGGGTACGACGGATTGAATATCCTCAATTCAGTGGAGCGGTATGACCCTCACACAGGTCATTGGACGAATGTTACCCCCATGGCCACCAAACGCTCAG GGGCCGGTGTAGCCTTGCTCAATGACCACATCTATGTGGTGGGAGGCTTCGATGGAACAGCGCACCTCGACTCGGTGGAGGTTTACAACATTAGGACTGACTATTGGACCACGGTAGCCAGTATGACCACTCCCCGCTGCTACGTAGGAGCTACCGTCCTCCGGGGACGACTCTACGCCATCGCTGG GTATGATGGAAACTCCCTTCTGAGCAGTATCGAGTGTTATGACCCTGTTATTGACAGCTGGGAGGTGGTCACCTCCATGGCCACACAGCGCTGTGATGCAGGAGTGTGTGTCCTCCGAGAGAAGTGA
- the LOC115165689 gene encoding kelch-like protein 12 isoform X1, translating to MAPKDIMTNSHAKTILNAMNSLRKSNTLCDITLRVENTDFPVHRIVLAACSDYFCAMFTSELSKNSQLSEKGKSFVDIQGLTASTMEILLDFVYTETVLVTVENVQELLPAACLLQLKGVKRACCDFLDSQLDPTNCLGIRDFAETHNCLDLMQAAELFSQKHFPEVVQHEEFMLLSQNEVEKLVKCDEIQVDSEEPVFEAVLNWVKHNRKERELYLSEMLEHVRMPLLTPRYITDVIDSEPLIRCSLPCRDLVDEAKKFHLRPELRSEMQGPRTQARLGTVLTSIFWIDFLVLIIGIQDKLSGSYYLIHVEKVITMLLFQGAKEVLLVIGGFGSQQSPIDIVEKYDPKTQEWSFLPNIARKRRYVATVSLNDRVYVIGGYDGRSRLSSVECLDYTADEDGVWYTVATMNVRRGLAGATTLGDMIYVAGGFDGSRRHTSMERYDPNIDQWSMLGDMQTAREGAGLVVASGLIYCLGGYDGLNILNSVERYDPHTGHWTNVTPMATKRSGAGVALLNDHIYVVGGFDGTAHLDSVEVYNIRTDYWTTVASMTTPRCYVGATVLRGRLYAIAGYDGNSLLSSIECYDPVIDSWEVVTSMATQRCDAGVCVLREK from the exons ATGGCTCCCAAAGACATCATGACCAACTCCCATGCCAAAACCATCCTCAATGCCATGAACTCACTTCGTAAGAGCAACACACTCTGTGACATCACTTTGAGAGTGGAGAATACTGACTTTCCTGTGCACCGCATTGTCCTGGCAGCCTGCAGTGACTACTTCTGCGCCATGTTCACCAGCGAG CTCTCTAAGAATTCCCAG TTGTCAGAGAAAGGGAAATCCTTTGTAGACATTCAGGGGTTGACTGCGTCCACCATGGAGATCCTGCTGGACTTTGTTTACACAGAGACTGTTTTGGTCACAGTGGAAAATGTCCAGGAACTGCTTCCTGCTGCCTGTCTGCTGCAGCTCAAAG GAGTTAAAAGAGCTTGTTGTGACTTTCTGGATAGTCAGCTTGATCCCACAAATTGCCTGGGCATTCGTGACTTTGCTGAGACCCACAATTGCCTTGACCTGATGCAGGCCGCTGAACTCTTCTCCCAGAAGCACTTCCCTGAGGTGGTTCAACATGAGGAGTTTATGCTGCTCAGCCAGAACGaggttgaaaaactagttaaATGTGATGAAATCCAG GTGGACTCAGAGGAGCCTGTATTCGAGGCAGTGTTGAATTGGGTTAAACACAATAGGAAAGAGAGGGAGCTGTATTTATCGGAGATGCTGGAGCATGTGCGGATGCCTTTGCTCACTCCGCGCTATATCACAGATGTCATCGACTCAGAG CCCCTCATTCGATGCAGTCTTCCCTGTCGAGACCTTGTGGATGAAGCCAAGAAATTCCACCTTAGACCAGAGCTGAGGAGTGAGATGCAGGGGCCACGCACCCAAGCCAGATTAGGTACAGTACTGACCTCCATTTTTTGGATTGATTTTCTTGTCCTAATAATAGGGATACAAGACAAGCTTAGTGGAAGTTACTACCTTATTCATGTGGAAAAAGTGATTACCATGTTGCTCTTCCAAGGTGCCAAGGAGGTCCTGTTGGTTATTGGAGGATTCGGCAGTCAACAATCCCCTATAGATATCGTTGAGAAGTATGATCCTAAAACTCAGGAGTGGAGCTTTTTACCT AACATTGCTCGGAAAAGGCGTTATGTAGCTACCGTGTCCCTCAATgaccgtgtgtatgtgattggCGGCTACGATGGTCGATCGCGGCTTAGCTCGGTGGAGTGCTTGGACTACACGGCAGACGAGGATGGTGTCTGGTACACCGTCGCCACTATGAATGTACGGCGTGGCCTTGCCGGGGCGACAACACTCGGAG ATATGATCTATGTTGCTGGAGGCTTTGACGGTAGTCGCCGTCACACCAGCATGGAACGATATGACCCCAATATTGACCAGTGGAGCATGCTGGGGGACATGCAGACAGCCAGGGAAGGGGCTGGCCTGGTGGTTGCTAGTGGACTTATATACTGTCTTG GTGGGTACGACGGATTGAATATCCTCAATTCAGTGGAGCGGTATGACCCTCACACAGGTCATTGGACGAATGTTACCCCCATGGCCACCAAACGCTCAG GGGCCGGTGTAGCCTTGCTCAATGACCACATCTATGTGGTGGGAGGCTTCGATGGAACAGCGCACCTCGACTCGGTGGAGGTTTACAACATTAGGACTGACTATTGGACCACGGTAGCCAGTATGACCACTCCCCGCTGCTACGTAGGAGCTACCGTCCTCCGGGGACGACTCTACGCCATCGCTGG GTATGATGGAAACTCCCTTCTGAGCAGTATCGAGTGTTATGACCCTGTTATTGACAGCTGGGAGGTGGTCACCTCCATGGCCACACAGCGCTGTGATGCAGGAGTGTGTGTCCTCCGAGAGAAGTGA
- the LOC115165689 gene encoding kelch-like protein 12 isoform X4, with amino-acid sequence MAPKDIMTNSHAKTILNAMNSLRKSNTLCDITLRVENTDFPVHRIVLAACSDYFCAMFTSELSEKGKSFVDIQGLTASTMEILLDFVYTETVLVTVENVQELLPAACLLQLKGVKRACCDFLDSQLDPTNCLGIRDFAETHNCLDLMQAAELFSQKHFPEVVQHEEFMLLSQNEVEKLVKCDEIQVDSEEPVFEAVLNWVKHNRKERELYLSEMLEHVRMPLLTPRYITDVIDSEPLIRCSLPCRDLVDEAKKFHLRPELRSEMQGPRTQARLGAKEVLLVIGGFGSQQSPIDIVEKYDPKTQEWSFLPNIARKRRYVATVSLNDRVYVIGGYDGRSRLSSVECLDYTADEDGVWYTVATMNVRRGLAGATTLGDMIYVAGGFDGSRRHTSMERYDPNIDQWSMLGDMQTAREGAGLVVASGLIYCLGGYDGLNILNSVERYDPHTGHWTNVTPMATKRSGAGVALLNDHIYVVGGFDGTAHLDSVEVYNIRTDYWTTVASMTTPRCYVGATVLRGRLYAIAGYDGNSLLSSIECYDPVIDSWEVVTSMATQRCDAGVCVLREK; translated from the exons ATGGCTCCCAAAGACATCATGACCAACTCCCATGCCAAAACCATCCTCAATGCCATGAACTCACTTCGTAAGAGCAACACACTCTGTGACATCACTTTGAGAGTGGAGAATACTGACTTTCCTGTGCACCGCATTGTCCTGGCAGCCTGCAGTGACTACTTCTGCGCCATGTTCACCAGCGAG TTGTCAGAGAAAGGGAAATCCTTTGTAGACATTCAGGGGTTGACTGCGTCCACCATGGAGATCCTGCTGGACTTTGTTTACACAGAGACTGTTTTGGTCACAGTGGAAAATGTCCAGGAACTGCTTCCTGCTGCCTGTCTGCTGCAGCTCAAAG GAGTTAAAAGAGCTTGTTGTGACTTTCTGGATAGTCAGCTTGATCCCACAAATTGCCTGGGCATTCGTGACTTTGCTGAGACCCACAATTGCCTTGACCTGATGCAGGCCGCTGAACTCTTCTCCCAGAAGCACTTCCCTGAGGTGGTTCAACATGAGGAGTTTATGCTGCTCAGCCAGAACGaggttgaaaaactagttaaATGTGATGAAATCCAG GTGGACTCAGAGGAGCCTGTATTCGAGGCAGTGTTGAATTGGGTTAAACACAATAGGAAAGAGAGGGAGCTGTATTTATCGGAGATGCTGGAGCATGTGCGGATGCCTTTGCTCACTCCGCGCTATATCACAGATGTCATCGACTCAGAG CCCCTCATTCGATGCAGTCTTCCCTGTCGAGACCTTGTGGATGAAGCCAAGAAATTCCACCTTAGACCAGAGCTGAGGAGTGAGATGCAGGGGCCACGCACCCAAGCCAGATTAG GTGCCAAGGAGGTCCTGTTGGTTATTGGAGGATTCGGCAGTCAACAATCCCCTATAGATATCGTTGAGAAGTATGATCCTAAAACTCAGGAGTGGAGCTTTTTACCT AACATTGCTCGGAAAAGGCGTTATGTAGCTACCGTGTCCCTCAATgaccgtgtgtatgtgattggCGGCTACGATGGTCGATCGCGGCTTAGCTCGGTGGAGTGCTTGGACTACACGGCAGACGAGGATGGTGTCTGGTACACCGTCGCCACTATGAATGTACGGCGTGGCCTTGCCGGGGCGACAACACTCGGAG ATATGATCTATGTTGCTGGAGGCTTTGACGGTAGTCGCCGTCACACCAGCATGGAACGATATGACCCCAATATTGACCAGTGGAGCATGCTGGGGGACATGCAGACAGCCAGGGAAGGGGCTGGCCTGGTGGTTGCTAGTGGACTTATATACTGTCTTG GTGGGTACGACGGATTGAATATCCTCAATTCAGTGGAGCGGTATGACCCTCACACAGGTCATTGGACGAATGTTACCCCCATGGCCACCAAACGCTCAG GGGCCGGTGTAGCCTTGCTCAATGACCACATCTATGTGGTGGGAGGCTTCGATGGAACAGCGCACCTCGACTCGGTGGAGGTTTACAACATTAGGACTGACTATTGGACCACGGTAGCCAGTATGACCACTCCCCGCTGCTACGTAGGAGCTACCGTCCTCCGGGGACGACTCTACGCCATCGCTGG GTATGATGGAAACTCCCTTCTGAGCAGTATCGAGTGTTATGACCCTGTTATTGACAGCTGGGAGGTGGTCACCTCCATGGCCACACAGCGCTGTGATGCAGGAGTGTGTGTCCTCCGAGAGAAGTGA